The following coding sequences are from one Musa acuminata AAA Group cultivar baxijiao chromosome BXJ2-4, Cavendish_Baxijiao_AAA, whole genome shotgun sequence window:
- the LOC135609339 gene encoding phosphoglucan phosphatase LSF2, chloroplastic-like, translated as MGTICNGSLCSVLPTPRRSFEGISFFHGSHLRNLDSSSRKNSGIRCKISEGGPVEQGSRKNLEVEDYNTVMKRMMRNPYEYHHDLGMNYTIINDSLIVGSQPQKPKDIDHLKEAENVAYILCLQQDKDIEYWGINFQDILNRCKELGIHHMRRPARDFDPDSLRSQLPKAVSSLEWAISEGKGRVYVHCTAGLGRAPAVAIAYLFWFCDMDLNTAYNTVTSKRPCGPNKRAIRGATYDLAKNDPWKEPFESLPEHAFGGIADWERKLIRERVRGLGGT; from the exons ATGGGAACGATCTGTAATGGATCCCTCTGTTCGGTGCTTCCAACTCCTCGGAGATCTTTCGAGGGGATTTCCTTTTTCCATGGTAGTCATCTCAGGAATCTTGACAGCAGTTCGAGGAAGAATTCCGGCATCCGCTGCAAGATCTCGGAGGGCGGCCCGGTGGAACAGGGCTCCCGTAAAAATCTCGAGGTGGAGGACTATAACACCGTCATGAAGCGCATGATGAGGAACCCGTACGAGTACCATCATGATCTTG GCATGAATTATACTATCATAAACGATAGTTTAATTGTCGGTTCTCAGCCTCAAAAGCCCAAAGATATTGATCACCTAAAAGAGGCAGAAAATGTAGCATACATTCTGTGCTTGCAGCAAGATAAAGACATTGAGTACTGGGGAATAAATTTTCAAGATATTCTCAACAGGTGCAAAGAACTTGGCATTCATCACATGAGAAGGCCT GCAAGGGACTTTGATCCAGATTCACTGAGGAGCCAATTGCCAAAAGCAGTCTCTTCACTAGAATGGGCTATTTCTGAGGGTAAAGGAAGAGTTTATGTCCATTGTACCGCTGGACTGGGAAGGGCACCTGCAGTTGCAATTGCTTATTTGTTTTGGTTCTGTGACATGGAT CTTAACACAGCCTATAATACTGTTACTTCAAAAAGACCCTGTGGGCCAAACAAGCGAGCCATCAGAGGAGCTACTTATGATTTGGCAAAGAATGACCCGTGGAAAGAGCCTTTCGAGAGCTTGCCTGAGCATGCCTTCGGGGGTATTGCTGACTGGGAAAGGAAGTTGATTCGAGAGCGAGTACGTGGACTTGGTGGAACTTGA
- the LOC135608858 gene encoding putative RING-H2 finger protein ATL69 codes for MSPDSISAPLAEAPPSAAAVGLGYGIAIAVGILVLVSTIMLASYVCVRVKGGAHRPFPAPSLPVRPAASAPGDAAAVVVVTTLGLDGPAIEAFYPKFVCGQGGASAPAGPCPICLAEYEAGEALRRAPDCGHCFHAGCVDEWLRVSATCPLCRSSPVPSAAATPVATPLSELIPLAAHAR; via the coding sequence ATGTCGCCCGACTCCATCTCTGCACCTCTGGCCGAAGCGCCGCCGTCAGCCGCAGCGGTTGGCCTCGGATACGGCATCGCCATAGCGGTTGGCATCCTCGTCCTCGTCTCCACCATCATGCTGGCCTCCTACGTCTGCGTCCGCGTCAAGGGCGGCGCCCACCGCCCGTTCCCCGCCCCGTCCCTCCCGGTTCGGCCGGCCGCCTCTGCCCCAGGCGACGCCGCGGCCGTTGTGGTGGTGACGACCTTAGGACTAGACGGCCCCGCCATCGAGGCTTTCTACCCCAAGTTCGTCTGCGGCCAGGGCGGAGCGTCGGCGCCGGCGGGGCCGTGCCCGATTTGCCTGGCAGAGTACGAGGCCGGGGAGGCCCTGCGGCGGGCGCCGGACTGCGGGCATTGCTTCCACGCGGGCTGCGTCGACGAGTGGCTCAGGGTGAGCGCGACATGCCCGCTATGCCGCAGCTCGCCGGTGCCGTCTGCGGCGGCGACGCCGGTGGCGACCCCGCTGTCGGAGCTGATCCCTCTGGCGGCGCACGCCCGGTGA